A region of Pongo pygmaeus isolate AG05252 chromosome 15, NHGRI_mPonPyg2-v2.0_pri, whole genome shotgun sequence DNA encodes the following proteins:
- the DTD2 gene encoding D-aminoacyl-tRNA deacylase 2 encodes MAESSRIPQARALLQQCLHARLQIRPADEDAAAQWVEVQRGLVIYVCFFKGADKELLPKMVNTLLNVKLSETENGKHVSILDLPGNILIIPQATLGGRLKGRNMQYHSNSGKEEGFELYSQFVTLCEKEVAANSKCAEAGVVVEHGTYGNRQVLKLDTNGPFTHLIEF; translated from the exons ATGGCTGAGAGTAGCCGGATTCCTCAGGCCCGGGCGCTCCTGCAGCAGTGCCTGCACGCCCGGCTGCAAATTCGCCCAGCCGATGAGGACGCCGCGGCCCAATGGGTGGAG GTCCAAAGAGGACTGGTGATCTATGTGTGCTTTTTCAAGGGAGCTGATAAAGAACTTCTTCCCAAAATGG TGAATACACTGTTAAATGTGAAATTAAGTGAGACAGAAAATGGCAAGCATGTCTCTATATTGGATCTACCTGGAAACATTCTTATTATCCCTCAAGCTACCCTTGGAGGAAGACTAAAAGGAAGAAACATGCAATATCACTCTAACTCTGGAAAAGAAGAAGGGTTCGAACTTTACTCTCAATTTGTGACTCTATGTGAAAAAGAAGTAGCTGCTAATAGCAAGTGTGCCGAAGCTGGGGTTGTAGTGGAACATGGCACTTATGGGAACAGGCAGGTGTTAAAGCTGGACACCAACGGACCATTCACACACTTAATTgagttttga